The genomic region AAGGGCGAAATTTTAGGCATAGGCGGCTTGGCAGGTCAAGGTCAGCAGCACGTGCTTGAATGTCTCTTTGGAATAGAGCGTGTCAGCGAAGGCCGCATCACGGTTAAAGGTCAGCCCGTCCGTCTTTCAGGACCGCAGTCGGCCATGCGTTTGGGCATAGCTTATCTTCCCGCCGAGCGCAAAACCGAGGGACTTTTTCTCTGGCATTCCATAGGTTTTAATATGTCTTTTGCCCGTCTCGATGAAATTTCCAACTCGCTCGGATTGATTCGCAGAGCTAAGGAAATGGAAGAAAACGGGAAAATTCAAAAAGATATGCAGGTAAGAATGATGGGAATGGATCAATTGGTAGAAGATCTTTCCGGCGGCAATCAGCAGAAGGTTGTCGTGGGTAAATGGCTTCTGCGTTCTCCTGAATTTCTTTTGCTCAACGATCCTACCAGAGGTATCGACGTGGGTACCAAAAAGCAGATTTATGAACTGCTTCACGATCTGTCACGGAACGGAGTGACTATACTGATTCTCTCGTCCGATACGCTTGAACTTGTGGGTTTAAGCGATCGCGTAGTGGTTTTTTACGAAAACAAACTTAATTCCGAAATTGACGGGCAAGATCTGAGTGAAGAAAGCCTCGTTGCAGCGTCGGTATTCAGCCGGGAGGAAAAAGCATGAAATACAAATTCTCCGAGCAAACCCGGAAAATGTTGCCCATGTACGCGGTGGGAGCTGTGTTTGTGGTAGTGAACCTGATACTCGATCCGTCTGTGCTTCGCAACTGGCGATCGACTTGCGCCTTTTTTCTGCAATTCGCACCGCTTATGGCTTGCGCGATGGCACAGACTTGTATTCTTCTTACCGGCGGTATAGATCTGTCGATCGGCATGACCGTTTCGATGATGACGACGATTTTAGCAACTACAATGGGGGACGGCCCCCTTGGCATCGCTTTCGGAGTGATCGTAACGCTGCTTTCAGGAGCGGCGGTCGGGCTTATCATGGGAAGCGTAGTTACTTTTGCCCGCATTCCGGCCATCATAGTTACGTTGGCATTTTCTTATGTATGGAAAGGCGTTACCTTATTCATTTTGCCGCGACCGGGCGGCTACATTCCTAAGGTTTTTACCCGCTTTTTTTCAGGCAGGGCGATGATCCCCGGAGCTGCGCTGGTATTGATCGTTGCCGTAGTTGTATGGAAATTGATAAAGAATTCCCGGCTCGGAGTCGCCATTTACGCTGTGGGCGACAATCCTAAGGTCGCCTATGCCAACGGTATAAATGTAAATCGTTCGCGTTTGGCCGCCTACGCTTTGTCCGGCATGTTTGTAGCCGTAAGCG from Treponema parvum harbors:
- a CDS encoding ABC transporter permease; protein product: MKYKFSEQTRKMLPMYAVGAVFVVVNLILDPSVLRNWRSTCAFFLQFAPLMACAMAQTCILLTGGIDLSIGMTVSMMTTILATTMGDGPLGIAFGVIVTLLSGAAVGLIMGSVVTFARIPAIIVTLAFSYVWKGVTLFILPRPGGYIPKVFTRFFSGRAMIPGAALVLIVAVVVWKLIKNSRLGVAIYAVGDNPKVAYANGINVNRSRLAAYALSGMFVAVSALLLVGQIGCGDPTIGPPFQMNSIAAAVLGGVAFTGGVGMMRGALIGAFINTSLLNILFFAGASPYFQKVVQGLILIAVIGVKAVEYYRKGDEE